The Mesorhizobium sp. INR15 region CAGAGCGTGATGTGCGGCGCCATCAGGCGGCCATCGCGAAACGGCACGCGGCCTGGCTTGATTGTCTCAAACGCACAGAGGCCGGTTTCCATGTCGGTCGGGCAGCGGCCCCAGCCGAAGAAGTTCGGATCGGCGGTGCCGCGCAATTCGGCGGGCGAATTGTAAAGCCCGTCCGCATCCGCCTGCCAGATCTCGATCAGCGCATCCTTGAGCGGCGTGCCGGTGCCGTCGAGCACCCGGATGCGCAAGCCGATGCGCTCGCCTTTGGTCTTGTCGTTGACCATGGCCGCCCCAAGATCCTCAGGATAGACGCCGCCGATGCCGCCGAAATTGGGCGTCAGGCCGATGTGGACGTAGGGTCCGGCGGTCTGTGAAGGGCTTTCCTTGAGCCGATCGAGCGACTGCACCATCAATTGCTCTCCAGCCGGTTTTCGAACAGCGACGAACGGCGCCCGCGCAGCACGATGTCGAACTTGTAGGCGCGCGCGTCGAATGGGATCGTCGCTTGCATATCGAGCGCGGCGATCAGCGTCTCGATGGCTGCCTTGTCGGGAATGCCGCGCACGATCGGGCACTGCCAGATCAGCGGGTCGCCCTCGAAATACATCTGCGTGATCAGGCGCTGGGCAAAGCCATGGCCAAAGACCGAGAAATGGATATGCGAGGGCCGCCAGTCGTTGGGTCCGTTTGGCCAGGGATAGGGGCCGGGCTTAATCGTGCGAAAGGCATAGCCGCCGTCATCGCCAGTGATGGTGCGGCCGCAGCCGCCGAAATTCGGGTCGAGCGGCGCCAGATAGCCGTCCTTCTTGTGGCGGTAGCGGCCACCGGCGTTGGCTTGCCAGAATTCGAGCAGTGCGCCTGAAACACCAACGCCGCGCTCGTCGAGCACCCGCCCATAGACAATGATGCGCTCGCCGATGGCGCTTTCGCCGGCCTTTGCGAAATTGTGGATCAGGTCGGCGTCGAGTTCGCCCAGCATGGCGTGGCCGAAGACCGGGCCCGTCATCTCCGACAGCGTGTTGTCGAAGGACAGCGGCGCCTTCTGCGGCGAGCGCAGCACCGATGTCTTGTAGTTCGGCGTCAGCACAGGCGGATGCCATCTCCGGTCGCGCTGGAAGAAGGCGCCGGTCTCCGGCGTCCGGTTCGAGCCGGAATCAGCGGGCATTCTTGCTTCCGTCCATTTCCGAAAACACTTCCTTGGCAATCTTGAAGGCACGGTTGGCGGCCGGCACACCGGCATAGATCGCGACATGCAGGAACGCTTCGCAGATATCGTCGCGCGAGGCACCGGTGTTGACGGTGGCGCGCACATGCATGGCGACCTCATCATCATGACCGAGAGCGGCGAGCAGCGCCAGAGTGACGATCGAGCGCTCCCGCTTGGACAAGCCGGGCCGCGCCCACACCGTTCCCCAGGCAGCTTCGGTAATCAGCTCCTGGAAGGGCTGGTCGAAATCGGTGGCGGCAACCTCGGCCCGGTCGACATGCTGGTCGCCGAGCACGGATCTGCGGACCGCGAGGCCTGTCCGGTATCTGGCTGCGTTGCCGGGAACTTCATCCATGAGTTTCTGCTCCAGAGGGAAGCGATGCGACAAAATTACGGATCAGCGCGACAAGTGCCTCGGGCTGCTCGACGCACGGAATATGCCCGGCGTCGCGAATGATCTCGAAGCGCGCGCCGGGAATGAGATCGGCGAGCGAACGGACAAGATCAGGAGGTGTCGAGCCGTCCTGATCGCCAACGACACAAAGTGCGGGTACCGCGATGCGGCGCGCGCTATCGGTGAAATCCGCGTCGCGGAGTGCGGCGCAGGTTCCAGCGTAGCCAGCGACGGTTTGCCTGGTCAGCATGTTCCAGTAGCCATCAAGTTCGGTCATGCGTGCGGCATGGAAGGCTGGCGTGAACCACATCTTCATCACGGTGTCGGCGACCGCCTGGATGCCCTTGCTCTCGACCGTCGCGATACGTGTACTCCAGCCGTCGGCGGTGCCGATCTTGTGCGCGGTGTCGCATAGGATAAGCCCGGCAACGACCTCGGGGCGCCGCTCATAAAAGCCTTGTGCGATCAAGCCGCCGACCGACAGGCCGCACAGCACGACATCCTTCAACCCGAAATGATCGATGAGGCCCGACAGGTCGTCGACATGGTCGTCGATCGAGCGGATGCCGCCAATGTCGGAGAGGCCGTGCCCCCGCTTGTCATAGGCAAGAAGCGGCATTTCCCCGCTCAGTTCAGACCAGACCTGGTCCCAGATGCGGAAGTCGGTGCCAAGCGAATTGATGAACACGATCGGGCGCGCATGGCCGTCCGCCTCGCTATGGCGGTGATGCAGCGTGATGCCGCCAATGTTGATGAATGGCACGATTTCGATCCTCCAACCCCACATTGCACAAGGCGTTTGGTTCGGTAAAATGATATTTTGCGCTGTTTCATTAACTCAGGGGTTATGGAATTCATGTCCGAAAGCCGCATCAGGTTCCGCCACCTCCAGGCCTTCCTCGAAGTCGCGCGGCAAGGAAGCGTGGTGCGCGCGGCTGACTTTCTGCATGTCAGCCCGCCAGCGGTGACCAAGACCTTGCGTGAACTGGAAGAGGCGTTGGGCGTGGCGGTGGTCGAGCGCGACGGGCGCGGGATCAGGGTGACACGCATCGGCGAAATCTTCCTGCGTCATGCCGGCACGGCGATCACGGCACTCAGGCAAGGGGTCGATTCCGTCAGGCAAGACGGGGCGGTCAACCGCCATCCGGTGCGCATCGGTGCGCTGCCGACGGTTTCGGCGCGGGTCATGCCGCTGGCCATGAGCCTGTTCCTGAAGGAGAACACGGGAGCCGCGATCAAGATCGTCACCGGCGAGAATGCCGTGCTCCTCGAACAGCTGCGCATCGGCGCGCTGGACCTCGTTGTCGGCAGGCTGGCGGCGCCGGAAAACATGACCGGCTTCTTCTTCGAGCATCTCTATTCCGAACAGGTGCTGTTCGTGGTGCGATCGGGACATCCGCTGCTTGACCGGGATCAGGACGTGTTCGCGCGGCTCGACGAATTTCCGATGCTGATGCCGACGCGGGAATCGGTCATCCGCCCCTTTGTCGACCGCCTGTTCATCACCAATGGCATGACCGCGCCGGCAACCGAGATCGAGACGGTCTCGGATTCCTTCGGCCGCGCCTTCCTGCGCCAGAGCAATGCGGTCTGGATCATTTCGGCGGGCGTTGTGGCCAATGAGCTCAGCAGCGGCGCCTTCGTCGCGTTGCCGGTGAACACCGAGGAAACCAAGGGGCCGGTCGGCCTGACGATGCGCACCGACACCGCGCCCTCACCCGCCTTCTCCATCCTTTTGCAGACGATCCGCGAAGCGGCAAGGCAAGGCGGCTGAGCACTTGAGATCGCCTGGCTTGCAGTTGTCTCGACCGTGAATTTCCTAACCCATGGGTTAATGAAACACCGCAAAATATCATTTTACCGAACCAAACGCCTAGTGCACTGTGCTTATGGAGGATCGAAAATCGTGCCACTCGTCGCCAACGGCGCCGCAGCGGCACAGGCATTGAACGAACCGGCGGTTGCCTTGTGGCGCTGCCAAAGAGGGAGGAACACATGACCCACGGCATCGAAAGCAAATCCATCATTCGCGGCGTCTCGCGGCGTCAGTTCATGGCCACGTCGCTTGCCGGTGGCGCCGCACTTGCCCTCGGCGGCCGCAAGGCCTTCGCGGCCGACAACACGCTCAAGGTCGGCTTCATCAGCCCGCGCACAGGGCCGCTCGGCGGCTTCGGCGAGACGGACGGCTACGTGCTCGACCTCGCCCGCAAGGCATTGGCCAGCGGCATCGAGCTTGGCGGCAAGAAATACAGCGTCGAGATCCTCGATCAGGACACGCAGTCCGACCCGTCGCGTGCCGGCCAGCTGGCCAAGGACCTGATCAACAACCAGGCCGTCGACCTGATGCTGGCCGTATCCACGCCGGAGGTGATCAATCCTGTCGCCGACGCCTGCGAGGCGGCCGGCGTGCCTTGTCTCTCCACCGTCATGCCCTGGGAAGCCTGGTATTTCGGCCGTGGCGCCAAGCCCGGCGCACCCTCGCCGTTCAAGTGGACCTATCATTTCGGCTTCGGCGTCGAGGAATTCTTCAAGGCCTATATCTCGCAATGGAACCTGATCGAGACCAACAAGAAGGTCGGCGTCATGTATCCCAACGACGCCGACGGGAACGCCATCCGCGCGCATCTCGCGCCGCTGCTGGCCAAGCAAGGTTTCACCATTGTCGATCCCGGCGCCTATGAGACCGGGACCACCGACTATTCCTCGCAGATCGCGCTGTTCAAGCAGGAAGGCGTCGAGATCTTCAACTCCTTCCCGATCCCGCCGGATTTCGCGGCCTTCTGGCGGCAGGCGGCGCAGCAGGGCCTGATCAAGCAGATCAAGATCTGCCAGGTTGCCAAGACCGGCCTGTTCCCATCCGACATCGAGGCGTTGGGCGAACTCGGCGCGAAGATTTCAAGCGCCGCCTACTGGCACAAGGCCTTCCCTTACAAGTCGCCGTTGACCGGTGTTTCGGGAACCGAACTGGCCGATGGCTACGAAGCGGCGAGCGGCAAGCAGTGGACGCAGCAGCTTGGCGCGTCGATGTCGCTGCTCGACGCCGGCTTCGAAGCGCTGAAGGCGAGCACAGACGCCAAGGACAAGGCGGCGGTGGCCAAGGCACTGAGCACGCTCAAGACCGAGACCATGATCGGCAAGGTCGATTTCACCAACGGCCCGGTGCCCAATGTATCGCCGGGCCCGATCATCGGCACGCAGTGGGTGGCCGCCAAGGAAGGCAGCAAGTTCCCGCTCGACTATGTCGTGACCGAAAACGCCACCGACCCGAAAGTGCCTGTCGAAGCCAAGCTTCTGCCTTACAACGGCTGATGGACCGCTGACGAGGATCGCTTCGTGACCCATCCGCAACAACAGGCGATCCTCACTGCCGCCGGCATCCACAAGCGCTTCGGCGCGCTTGTGGTGCTGGACAATATCGATTTCGCCATGGCGCAGGACGAGGCTGTCGGCATCGTCGGCCCGAACGGGGCCGGCAAGACGACGCTGCTCAGCGTGCTTGCCGGCGCGTTTCCGCCAAGCACCGGCACGGTCAGCTTCAAGGGCAGTGACGTGACACCCTTGCCGGCGACGCAACGCTGCCGGCTCGGACTGGTGCGCACGCATCAGGTGCCGAAACCCTTCAGCGGCATGACCACCTTCGAGAATGTCTTCGTCGCGGCATCGCACGGCGCGGGCCTCGGCCGCGACGAAGCCTATGAGGAAGCGCTTGCCTCGCTCAAACTATGCGGCATGCTGGGCGTCGCCAACCGGCGCGCCGAAACGCTGGGGCTGCTCGACCGCAAGCGGCTGGAACTGGCGCGGGCGCTGGCGGCACGGCCGACGCTGCTGCTGCTGGACGAAATCGGCGGTGGACTGACCGATGGCGAAGCCGGCGAACTCGTCGACACGATCAAGGAATTGCGCCGCCGCAAGATCGGTATCGTCTGGATCGAGCACATCGTCCATATTCTGCTGCAGGTGGCCGAGCGCCTGATCTGCATGGATGCCGGCAAGATCATCGCCGATGGCGAGCCACAGGCGGTGATGGCCGATCCGCAAGTGATCAGCGCCTATCTCGGCGGAGGCCCCAAATGAGCATCCTGGCGGTCGAGAACCTCGTTGTCCGGCACGGCCTGTTGCAGGCGGTGCGCGGCGTCAGCTTCAGCATCGAACGCGGCGAAACGCTGGCGCTGGTCGGCGCCAATGGCGCCGGCAAGACGACACTGCTGCGGGCAATCGCCGGCGCGCACCAGCCGTCAGCTGGCCGTGTTCTTCTGGGCGGCACCGATATCACCGGCGTGCCGTCTCACAAACGCGTCGGCATGGGTGTCGCGCTGGTGCCTGAAGGGCGAAAGCTGTTCGTGCAGATGACGGTCGAGGAGAACCTTCTGCTCGGCAAGACCGCCGGCCGTCCCGGCGACTGGAGCGTCGACAAGGTGCTGGAGATGTTCCCGAACCTGAAGGCCCGCCGCCGCTCAAGGACCGGGCATCTCTCCGGCGGCGAACAGCAGGCGACGGCGATCGGCCGGGCGCTGATGAGCAATCCTGAGGTGCTGTTGCTGGACGAGGTCTCGCTTGGCCTGTCGCCTCTCATCGTCGACCGCGTCTATGCCTCGCTGCAAGGACTGATCGCTTCCGGCACGACCATCATCCTGGTCGAGCAGGACCTCAACCGTGCGCTGTCGGTCTCCAACAAGGTCATCTGCATGCTGGAAGGCAGTGTGGCGCTTGAGGGGTCATCGCGAGATGTTTCGCGCGACGACGTGACCAAGGCATATTTCGGCCTGCACAAGAAAAGCGCGGCGAGCGTTCCCGCATGAGCAACCAGATCATCCAGGGCGTGCTGCTCGGCGGCTACTACGCGCTGATTGCCTGCGGCCTGTCGTTCATGTTTTCAGTGATGCGCATCATCAATCTCGCGCATGGCAGCCTGGCCGTGTTCGCTGCCTTCGCGCTGTGGCTGCTGGCCTCGCGCTTCCACATCTCGCCGTTCCTCGGCCTGCTCATCGTGCTGCCGCTGATGGCGGCGATCGGCTGGGCATTGCAGCGCTTCCTGCTCGAGCGCAGCGCGCGCGGCGGCGCATTGCTGCCGATCCTGACCACATTCGGCCTGGCCATTGTCATCGACAATCTGCTCTTCCAGCAGTTCGGCGCCAACACCCGCTCGCTAGCGCCCTTCATCGGCAGCCTTTCCTATGATTCCTGGGAATGGCCGGGCAGCATCTATGTCGGCAAGCTGGCGGTGATCATGTTTGCCACCGCCGTCATCCTGCTGGGCGGACTGCAGCTGTTCCTGACCCGCACTCAGCTTGGCCGCTCGATCCGCGCCACCTCGGAGGACCCTGATACCGCTGGGCTGGTCGGCGTCGATGCACGCCGCGCCAATGCCATTGCCGCCGCCATTGCCATGGTGACCGTCGGTATCGCCGGTGCGTTTCTCGGCATGCGCGCGACCTTCGATCCCTATGCCGGCGCGCCGCAACTGCTGTTCGCGTTCGAAGCAGCCGTCATCGGCGGCGCCGGGTCGCTGTGGGGAACGCTGCTCGGCGGCATCGTGCTGGCGCTCGCCCAGACGCTCGGCGCGCAAGTGCATCCGCAAGGCTTTCTCATCGGCGGCCATGTGGTGTTCCTGCTGGTGCTTTTCGTGCGGCTCTCGACATCCGGCCTTGGCCTGCGTGGCCTGCTGCGCCTGGCTCCCAGGAGCGCGCCATGAGCATTGTCTCGACGTCGCCAGTCATCGAACGCGGCACCGCAACCTCTCGCATTGCCGCTCTCGCCGTCGCGGTCATCATCGCGCTGCTCGCTATCGCGCCGCAATTCCTCTCGGCCGGCGCGGTCGACCGGATGACGGCGTTGTTCATCTATGTGATCCTGGCCGCGATGTGGAATGCGCTCGCCGGCTTCGGCGGACTGGTCTCGGTCGGCCAGCAGGTGTTCTTCGGGCTCGGCGCCTATTTCACCATCCGCCTCGCCGATGCTGGTCTCAATCCGTTCGCGGCGCTGTTCGCCTCCGGCATAGTCGTCGGCGTCGTGTCGGTGCCGCTTTCCTTTTTCATGCTGCGGCTCAGGAATGGCGAGTTCGCCATCGGCATGTGGGTGATCGCGGCGCTGACGCATCTCTTGGTCAATCTCGACCGCCTGGTGCAAGGCGAAACCGGCACCTCGCTGATCTCCCTCAACGTCTATGATGCAGGTGCAAGACGGGCGACGATCTACTGGCTGGCACTGGCCTCGATGACCGCCCTGCTCGCCATCCTGTTCGGCCTGCTGCGCGGCAGCACGGGTGCGGCGATCCGCGCCATCCGCGACAATGAGGATGCGGCAGCCTCGGTCGGCGTGCGCGTCACCGGCACCAAGCGGCTGCTGTTTGTGCTGGCTGCCTTCGGCATCGGCATTGCCGGCGCGCTGTGGCTGGCAACCTCCATCACCTTCCAGCCGAAAACCTATTTCAACGTGCAGTGGACCGCCTACATGATCTTCATGGTACTGGTCGGCGGCATCGGCACTTTCGAGGGCGCCATTCTTGGCGCGCTGCTGTTCTTTCTTATCGAGACATGGTTTGGCGGCACCGGCGTCTGGTACCTGATCGGGCTCGGCGCCACCGCCGTGCTGTTCTCGCTGTTCCTGCCGCGTGGCCTGTGGGGGACGGTCGAGGAGCGTTTCGGCCTGCGCCTGCTGCCCGTCGGCTATCGCGTGCGGCTTGCTCCGAACGTGTCGGCTCCATCAGGCGAAGACGCACAACCAGAGCAAACGACACCCCACCGCGAGAAGGCATGACCATGCTGTTTGGCAAGACGATCCTCATCACCGGTGTCGCCTCCGGCATCGGCGCCCGCACGGCGGAACTGGCGGGCCAGCTCGGTGCCGACGTGATCGGCGCCGATGTCCGCGAACCGGTTGGACACCAAGGCAATTTCATCAAGGCCGACATCTCGTCCAAGGCCGGCGTCGACGATCTCGTGGCGCGCTTGCCGCCACGCATCGACGCGCTTTGCAACGTCGCCGGGCTGTCGGGCAACACGGGTGCCGTGTCGACGCTTGCCGTCAACTTCTTCGGCCTGCGCGCGTTGTCCGAGGCGGTCGCGCCAAAACTTCGCGAGGGCGGCGCCATCGTCAATGTCGCCTCGATCGCCGGCTATGGCTGGCGCGCCAATCTCAACCGTGCCGCCTCGATGGCCGGTATCGAAGGCTTTCCCGATGTCGCCAAGGTGGTCGCCGACCACGAGGTGAAGAATGAGGAAGGCTACCCGGTCTCGAAGGAATTGCTGTTGCTGTGGACCTTGCGTGCCGCTCACCAGGAGCTGTTCAAGAGCCGTGGCATCCGCGTCAATGCGGTGAGCCCAGGCCCGGTCGAAACACCGATCCTCAAACAGTTCCGCACCGTGCTGGGCGACGCCCGCGTCGACAGCGATATTGCCCGTGTCGGCCGCGCCGGCACATCGGGTGACATCGCGCCGGTTGTGCTGTTCCTGTGCTCGGATGGCGCACGCTGGGTCAATGGCGCCAATGTGCCGGTCGACGGTGGCCTTGAGGCATCGATCAACGCCGAAGTGCTCGGCTTCTAACGTATTTGAAGGCGCTCCGTGGGGAGCGAGGGAGACAGTCATGGACATTGGGCTTTTGATCGACGGCGACAAAAGGGACGCATCGGGCGCTGCTGCCTTCGAACGCATGGATCCGTTCACCGGCAAGCTGGCAACACGCGCCGCCGCGGCCAGCGTCGCCGATGCCAATGCCGCCGTGGAAGCGGCGGCGGCGGCGTTTCAGGCCTGGTCCAAGACAGGTCCGGGCGAACGCCGAGCCTTGCTGCTGAAAGCCGCGGACGTCATGGCTTCGAAGGTCGGCGAATTCACCAAGCTGATGATGGAGGAGACCGGGGCGACCGGCCCGTGGGCCGGCTTCAACGTCATGCTGGCGGCCAACATGCTGCGCGAGGCCGGCGCGATGACGACGCAGATCTCGGGCGAAATCATTCCGTCGGACAAGCCGGGCACGATCGCCATGGCGATCCGCCAGCCGGCAGGCGTGTGCCTCGGCATCGCGCCGTGGAATGCTCCGGTCATTCTCGGCACCCGCGCCGTGGCCATGGCGATCGCTTGCGGCAACACGGTGGTGCTGAAGGCCTCCGAACTGTGCCCCGGCACGCACCGGCTGATTGGCCAGGTGCTGGTCGAGGCCGGCCTGCCCAAGGGCGTCATCAATGTCGTCACCAATGATCCTAGGGACGCCGCCGATATTGTCGAGGCGCTGGTTGCGCATCCGGCGGTCAAGCGCGTCAACTTCACCGGCTCCACCAAGGTTGGCCGGATCATCGCCGAACTCGCCGGCCGGCATCTGAAGCCGGCCTTGCTCGAGCTTGGCGGCAAGGCGCCGCTTTTGGTGCTGGACGATGCGGATATCGATGCGGCAGTGAACGCCGCGACGTTCGGCGCTTTCATGCATCAGGGTCAGATCTGCATGTCGACCGAGCGGCTGATCGTCGATGAGACGGTCGCCGACGCATTCGTTGCCAAGCTCGCTGCCCGCGCCTCGCAACTGCCGGCGGGCGACCCGCGCGGCGATGTCGTGCTGGGCTCGCTGATCAGCAGCCAGGCCGCTGACAAGATGGAGGAACTCATCGCCGATGCCGTCGCCAAGGGTGCCAAGCTGGTGGCCGGCGGCAAGCGCACCGGCACCGTGGTGGAAGCGACATTGCTAGACCACGTCACGCCGGCAATGCGCGTCTACGCGGAAGAGTCCTTCGGGCCGGTCAAGCCGGTGATCCGGGTGAAAGGCGAGGATGAGGCGGTGCGGGTCGCTAATGACACCGAGTATGGTTTGTCCTCGGCTGTCTTCAGCCGCGATATCAAGCGCGCCATGGCGGTTGCCGCCCGCATCGAGGCCGGCATCTGTCACATCAACGGCCCGACGGTTGGCGACGAGGCACAGATGCCGTTCGGCGGCGTCAAGGGTTCGGGCTATGGCCGCTTCGGCGGCAAGGCATCGATCGCCGAGTTCACCGACCTGCGCTGGGTGACGATCGAGGACCCGAACCAGCATTATCCGTTCTGACGGCCAGCACCGGGAGCGTCACTCCTTTGTCAACGCCCTGAACAGCTTGTCGAGCAGCCCGACCAATTGTTGCTGCTCGTCACGCGACAGGTCGACGAACATCTCCCGATTGAGGTTCCAGGCGAATTCCATCACCTCGGCGTAGAGCTTTTCGCCCTCCCCCGTCAGCGCCAGATCGTTGACGCGGCGATCCTCGCTGCTGACCGCCTTGACCAGAAGGCCACGCTCGATCAGCCCGCTGACATAGCGGCTGAGCTGCCCCTCGTCCTGCTGCGTGGCGCGGGCCACGGCGCGAACCGAGGGCTGCCCGAGATATTTCACCACAGCCAGCGTCCGCCATTCGCCAAGCGTGATGCCATAGGTGCTGACCAGGACATTCTGTGCCTGCCGGTCGTTCACCCGCGTCAGCAAGGCGAGGCGATACGAAAACAGATCGCGAATGTCGTGTGGGCTCTCCCAGGGCGGTGGTGTCGGGTTCAGAGCATCGCGGTAGGGTGACGTCATATTGGTTGACATTGTCAGGCAATTCCTTGATAGTGTCAAACAATGGGGTGCCACGAAAAGAGCATCCGGGCAAGCCACAGGTTGGAGGAGACTGAGATGCTAAAGGTTTTGAAACGTCGTCTGGGCCTCGGCGTTGCCGCCCTCCTCTCCAGCCTCGCGCTGCTGGCCTGGGCTGATGGCGCGGCGGCGGAAAACACCAAACTGCGATT contains the following coding sequences:
- the pcaG gene encoding protocatechuate 3,4-dioxygenase subunit alpha encodes the protein MVQSLDRLKESPSQTAGPYVHIGLTPNFGGIGGVYPEDLGAAMVNDKTKGERIGLRIRVLDGTGTPLKDALIEIWQADADGLYNSPAELRGTADPNFFGWGRCPTDMETGLCAFETIKPGRVPFRDGRLMAPHITLWIVARGINLGLHTRLYFSDEEQANAEDPILARIEHRVRVPTLIAERKGDAFVFDVHLQGDKETVFFDS
- the pcaH gene encoding protocatechuate 3,4-dioxygenase subunit beta → MPADSGSNRTPETGAFFQRDRRWHPPVLTPNYKTSVLRSPQKAPLSFDNTLSEMTGPVFGHAMLGELDADLIHNFAKAGESAIGERIIVYGRVLDERGVGVSGALLEFWQANAGGRYRHKKDGYLAPLDPNFGGCGRTITGDDGGYAFRTIKPGPYPWPNGPNDWRPSHIHFSVFGHGFAQRLITQMYFEGDPLIWQCPIVRGIPDKAAIETLIAALDMQATIPFDARAYKFDIVLRGRRSSLFENRLESN
- the pcaC gene encoding 4-carboxymuconolactone decarboxylase, coding for MDEVPGNAARYRTGLAVRRSVLGDQHVDRAEVAATDFDQPFQELITEAAWGTVWARPGLSKRERSIVTLALLAALGHDDEVAMHVRATVNTGASRDDICEAFLHVAIYAGVPAANRAFKIAKEVFSEMDGSKNAR
- the pcaD gene encoding 3-oxoadipate enol-lactonase, whose amino-acid sequence is MWGWRIEIVPFINIGGITLHHRHSEADGHARPIVFINSLGTDFRIWDQVWSELSGEMPLLAYDKRGHGLSDIGGIRSIDDHVDDLSGLIDHFGLKDVVLCGLSVGGLIAQGFYERRPEVVAGLILCDTAHKIGTADGWSTRIATVESKGIQAVADTVMKMWFTPAFHAARMTELDGYWNMLTRQTVAGYAGTCAALRDADFTDSARRIAVPALCVVGDQDGSTPPDLVRSLADLIPGARFEIIRDAGHIPCVEQPEALVALIRNFVASLPSGAETHG
- the pcaQ gene encoding pca operon transcription factor PcaQ; amino-acid sequence: MSESRIRFRHLQAFLEVARQGSVVRAADFLHVSPPAVTKTLRELEEALGVAVVERDGRGIRVTRIGEIFLRHAGTAITALRQGVDSVRQDGAVNRHPVRIGALPTVSARVMPLAMSLFLKENTGAAIKIVTGENAVLLEQLRIGALDLVVGRLAAPENMTGFFFEHLYSEQVLFVVRSGHPLLDRDQDVFARLDEFPMLMPTRESVIRPFVDRLFITNGMTAPATEIETVSDSFGRAFLRQSNAVWIISAGVVANELSSGAFVALPVNTEETKGPVGLTMRTDTAPSPAFSILLQTIREAARQGG
- a CDS encoding ABC transporter substrate-binding protein, whose protein sequence is MTHGIESKSIIRGVSRRQFMATSLAGGAALALGGRKAFAADNTLKVGFISPRTGPLGGFGETDGYVLDLARKALASGIELGGKKYSVEILDQDTQSDPSRAGQLAKDLINNQAVDLMLAVSTPEVINPVADACEAAGVPCLSTVMPWEAWYFGRGAKPGAPSPFKWTYHFGFGVEEFFKAYISQWNLIETNKKVGVMYPNDADGNAIRAHLAPLLAKQGFTIVDPGAYETGTTDYSSQIALFKQEGVEIFNSFPIPPDFAAFWRQAAQQGLIKQIKICQVAKTGLFPSDIEALGELGAKISSAAYWHKAFPYKSPLTGVSGTELADGYEAASGKQWTQQLGASMSLLDAGFEALKASTDAKDKAAVAKALSTLKTETMIGKVDFTNGPVPNVSPGPIIGTQWVAAKEGSKFPLDYVVTENATDPKVPVEAKLLPYNG
- a CDS encoding ABC transporter ATP-binding protein, which codes for MAQDEAVGIVGPNGAGKTTLLSVLAGAFPPSTGTVSFKGSDVTPLPATQRCRLGLVRTHQVPKPFSGMTTFENVFVAASHGAGLGRDEAYEEALASLKLCGMLGVANRRAETLGLLDRKRLELARALAARPTLLLLDEIGGGLTDGEAGELVDTIKELRRRKIGIVWIEHIVHILLQVAERLICMDAGKIIADGEPQAVMADPQVISAYLGGGPK
- a CDS encoding ABC transporter ATP-binding protein: MSILAVENLVVRHGLLQAVRGVSFSIERGETLALVGANGAGKTTLLRAIAGAHQPSAGRVLLGGTDITGVPSHKRVGMGVALVPEGRKLFVQMTVEENLLLGKTAGRPGDWSVDKVLEMFPNLKARRRSRTGHLSGGEQQATAIGRALMSNPEVLLLDEVSLGLSPLIVDRVYASLQGLIASGTTIILVEQDLNRALSVSNKVICMLEGSVALEGSSRDVSRDDVTKAYFGLHKKSAASVPA
- a CDS encoding branched-chain amino acid ABC transporter permease: MSNQIIQGVLLGGYYALIACGLSFMFSVMRIINLAHGSLAVFAAFALWLLASRFHISPFLGLLIVLPLMAAIGWALQRFLLERSARGGALLPILTTFGLAIVIDNLLFQQFGANTRSLAPFIGSLSYDSWEWPGSIYVGKLAVIMFATAVILLGGLQLFLTRTQLGRSIRATSEDPDTAGLVGVDARRANAIAAAIAMVTVGIAGAFLGMRATFDPYAGAPQLLFAFEAAVIGGAGSLWGTLLGGIVLALAQTLGAQVHPQGFLIGGHVVFLLVLFVRLSTSGLGLRGLLRLAPRSAP
- a CDS encoding branched-chain amino acid ABC transporter permease yields the protein MSIVSTSPVIERGTATSRIAALAVAVIIALLAIAPQFLSAGAVDRMTALFIYVILAAMWNALAGFGGLVSVGQQVFFGLGAYFTIRLADAGLNPFAALFASGIVVGVVSVPLSFFMLRLRNGEFAIGMWVIAALTHLLVNLDRLVQGETGTSLISLNVYDAGARRATIYWLALASMTALLAILFGLLRGSTGAAIRAIRDNEDAAASVGVRVTGTKRLLFVLAAFGIGIAGALWLATSITFQPKTYFNVQWTAYMIFMVLVGGIGTFEGAILGALLFFLIETWFGGTGVWYLIGLGATAVLFSLFLPRGLWGTVEERFGLRLLPVGYRVRLAPNVSAPSGEDAQPEQTTPHREKA
- a CDS encoding coniferyl-alcohol dehydrogenase — its product is MLFGKTILITGVASGIGARTAELAGQLGADVIGADVREPVGHQGNFIKADISSKAGVDDLVARLPPRIDALCNVAGLSGNTGAVSTLAVNFFGLRALSEAVAPKLREGGAIVNVASIAGYGWRANLNRAASMAGIEGFPDVAKVVADHEVKNEEGYPVSKELLLLWTLRAAHQELFKSRGIRVNAVSPGPVETPILKQFRTVLGDARVDSDIARVGRAGTSGDIAPVVLFLCSDGARWVNGANVPVDGGLEASINAEVLGF
- a CDS encoding aldehyde dehydrogenase — translated: MDIGLLIDGDKRDASGAAAFERMDPFTGKLATRAAAASVADANAAVEAAAAAFQAWSKTGPGERRALLLKAADVMASKVGEFTKLMMEETGATGPWAGFNVMLAANMLREAGAMTTQISGEIIPSDKPGTIAMAIRQPAGVCLGIAPWNAPVILGTRAVAMAIACGNTVVLKASELCPGTHRLIGQVLVEAGLPKGVINVVTNDPRDAADIVEALVAHPAVKRVNFTGSTKVGRIIAELAGRHLKPALLELGGKAPLLVLDDADIDAAVNAATFGAFMHQGQICMSTERLIVDETVADAFVAKLAARASQLPAGDPRGDVVLGSLISSQAADKMEELIADAVAKGAKLVAGGKRTGTVVEATLLDHVTPAMRVYAEESFGPVKPVIRVKGEDEAVRVANDTEYGLSSAVFSRDIKRAMAVAARIEAGICHINGPTVGDEAQMPFGGVKGSGYGRFGGKASIAEFTDLRWVTIEDPNQHYPF
- a CDS encoding MarR family winged helix-turn-helix transcriptional regulator, which encodes MSTNMTSPYRDALNPTPPPWESPHDIRDLFSYRLALLTRVNDRQAQNVLVSTYGITLGEWRTLAVVKYLGQPSVRAVARATQQDEGQLSRYVSGLIERGLLVKAVSSEDRRVNDLALTGEGEKLYAEVMEFAWNLNREMFVDLSRDEQQQLVGLLDKLFRALTKE